ACGCCGCCGGCCTGCTGGTCAGCGTCGACGATCACAACCTGAAAGTGCCGAAAGGCGACCGCTCCGGCACGATCATCGAGCCGTGGCTGACCGACCAGTGGTACGTGTCCACCAAGCCTCTGGCCGAGCCTGCGATTGCTGCCGTTGAAGACGGCCGTATCCAGTTCGTGCCGAAGCAGTACGAAAACATGTACTTCTCGTGGATGCGCGACATCCAGGACTGGTGCATCAGCCGTCAGCTGTGGTGGGGCCACCGGATTCCGGCCTGGTATGACGAGTCGGGCAAAGTCTACGTCGGTCGCGACGAAGCCGAAGTGCGCGCCAAGCACAACCTTGGCCCGGACGTTGCGCTGCAACAGGACAACGACGTTCTCGACACCTGGTTCAGTTCGGGCCTGTGGACCTTCTCCACCCTGGGCTGGCCGGAAAAGACCGAGTTCCTGAAGAAATTCCACTCCACCGATGTACTGGTGACGGGTTTCGACATCATTTTCTTCTGGGTTGCCCGGATGATCATGCTGACGATGCACCTGATCAAGAACGAGGACGGCACGCCGCAGGTTCCGTTCAAGACCGTTTACGTGCACGGTCTGGTGCGTGATGGCCAGGGCCAGAAGATGTCCAAGTCCAAAGGCAACGTCCTGGACCCGCTGGACATCATCGACGGCATTGAGCTCGAAACCCTGGTGCAGAAACGCACTTCCGGTCTGATGCAGCCGAAACTGGCGAAGAAGATCGAGAAGCAGACCCGCGACGAGTTCGCCGACGGCATCGCCAGCTACGGCACCGACGCCCTGCGCTTCACCTTCTGCTCGCTGGCGTCCACCGGTCGCGACATCAAGTTCGACATGGGCCGCGTCGAAGGCTATCGCAACTTCTGCAACAAGATCTGGAACGCCGCGCGTTATGTTCTGGACAAGGGCGAAGACTGCGGCCAGAACGGCGAAGCCTACGAGCTGTCGCTGGCGGATCGCTGGATCATCTCGCAGCTGCAACGCACCGAAGCCGAAGTGACCCGTCAACTGGATCAGTTCCGTTTCGACCTGGCGGCACAAGCGCTGTACGAGTTCATCTGGAACCAGTACTGCGACTGGTACCTGGAATTGTCCAAGCCTGTGCTGTGGGACGAAAACGCTCCGGTCGAGCGTCAGCGCGGCACCCGTCGCACGCTGGTGCGCGTACTGGAAGTGGCACTGCGCCTGGCGCATCCGTTCATGCCGTTCATCACTGAAGAAATCTGGCAGCGCATCGCGCCGCTGGCCGGCATTCAGGGCAAGACGATCATGCTGCAAGCCTGGCCGGTGGCCAACGAAGAGCGCATCGATCCGGCGGCCGAAGACGACATCGAATGGCTCAAGGGCCTGATGCTCGGTACGCGTAACATCCGTGGCGAAATGAACATCGGCCCGGGTAAGCCGCTGCCGATCTACCTGAAAAACGTCACCGCTGAAGACCAGCGCCGCTTGACCGAGAACGAAGCGCTGCTGAAGAAGCTTGCGCGTCTGGAATCGATCACCGTGCTGGCAGCCGGCGAAGAAGCGCCGCTGTCCGCCACTGCTCTGGTTGGCGAGATGGAAGTGCTGGTTCCGATGGCCGGTCTGATCGACAAAAACGCTGAACTGGCGCGTCTGGACAAGGAAATCCTGCGTCTGCAGGGCGAAGTCCAGCGAGTTGGCGGCAAGCTGTCCAACGCTGGTTTCGTTGACAAGGCCCCGGCCGAAGTCATCGAGAAGGAGCGCGCCAAACTGGCCGAAGCCGAACAGGCTCTGGGCAAGCTGGCCGAGCAGCACGCGCGGATTGCCAGCCTGTAACGGCAAATCGCACTGAAAAAGGGAGGCCATGCGGCCTCCCTTTTTTGTGCCCGGTACTTTTCCGGCCTACAACACCGTCCCCTGTGGGACAATAGCCGCCACTTTCAGCCATACCCGAATCGACCACGCCCATGAACGCCCCCCGAACACCTCGCCCCGCGCGCAAGAAGCCTGACTCCGCCACCCCGGCCAAGCCCGTGGAGCCGCGCAAAGAGGCCAGCCTGCACCCGCGCAATCGCCATCAGGGTCGTTACGACTTCCCGGCGCTGATCAAGACTACGCCGGAGCTGGCGAAGTTCGTGATCACCAACCCGTACGGCAAGGAAAGCATCGACTTCGCCAGCCCCGATGCGGTGCGTGTGTTCAACCGGGCGTTGCTCAAGTCGTTCTACGGCATCCAGCATTGGGACATTCCGGCCGATTATCTGTGCCCGCCGGTGCCGGGCCGTGCCGACTACATCCACTTCCTGGCTGACCTGCTGGCCAGCAACAACGACGGCGTGGTTCCGCGCGGCGCCATCGTCAACGTGCTGGATATCGGCATGGGCGCCAACTGCGTGTATCCGCTGATCGGTAACAGCGAATACCGCTGGCACTTCCTGGGCTCGGAAATCGACCCGACGGCCGTGGCTGCCGCTACAGCCATCGTCCAGTCCAACGATCTGAACAAAGTCATCAAGCTGCGCCAGCAGGAGAACCGCAAGCACATCCTGATCGGCCTGCTGGAGCCCGGCGAGCGCTTTGACCTGACCATGTGCAACCCGCCGTTCCACGCCTCGATGGACGAAGCGACCAAAGGAAGCGAGCGCAAATGGCGAGCCCTGGGCAAGGCCGACCCGAAACGCAAACTGCCGGTGCTGAACTTCGGCGGTCAGTCGGCCGAATTGTGGTGTGAAGGTGGCGAAGCGCGTTTCGTGACGCAACTGATCGCCGAAAGTGCCAACTTCCAGCACAAGGTGCTGTGGTTCAGCACCCTGGTCTCGAAAGCCTCGAACCTGCCCGCCATCGAAACGGCGCTGAAAAAGGCCGGCGTGCTGGAAAGCCAGGTGGTGGAAATGTCCCAAGGCCAGAAGCAAAGCCGCTTTGTCGCCTGGACCTTCCAGACCAAGTCCGAGCAGCAGATCTGGCGCCGTGAGCGCTGGGTGCGCAAATAATACGCTTCCACTGCGGCGGCGCTTGATCGCAGGCAGCCGCCACTACTGCTGAAACACAATCGGCAGGCACAAAAAAACCGTGCCCGGATCACTCCGGCGCACGGTTTTTTTATCGCTGCGTCTTACTTGTTTACAGCGTCGGTCAGGCCTTTGGCCACAACCAGCTTGATCACTTTCTTGGCAGGGATTTCGATGGCAGCGCCAGTCGATGGGTTACGGCCAGTGCGGGCAGGACGCTCGGTCACTTTCAGCTTGCCGATACCTGGCAAGGTGATTTCGCCGCCGTTTTCCAGCTGATCAGCAACGATTTGGCCCAGTTGGTCCAGAGCGTTACGCGCGGTGGTTTTCGGCGCGTCGATAGCTTCAGCGATGTCGGCGATCAGTTGGTCTTTAGTAAGAGCCATGTAGTGTTCCTTCCCTATCAAATTCATATGGATTGCAGAGTGCAGTGTCAGCCATCGAGCCCGATCTTCTGGATCTGGCACCCTCGGCGATAACCACGACGAGTCGGGGTTATAGATGCCGAAATCAGGGTTTGGTTCGACCTGACAAATGCTGAATGCACGCTTAACGCAGTGACTACGCGTAAGACCGGGCAAAACTAGCACAGAGACAAGGAAATATCCGCCTCTAGCTAGCCAAATGGTCAGGTTTATTGCGCTAAATCGGTAAATAAATGCATAAGCGCCACGCCATGACCCCGAATTGCCCTTCAGCCCGCGCCAAAACCAGTGGTTGCGGTACACTGGGCGCTTTTTCGGGGGAGCCCGCCCTCCTCCCTTCCACTTGCCGAGAAGCCCATGCCGATCCGTCATTGCATCGTCCACCTGATCGACAAAAAACCCGATGGCACCCCCGCCGTTCTGCACGCCCGTGACTCTGAACTGGCTGAATCCGCCGCCATCGAGAACATGCTCGCCGACCTCAACGAGAGCTATAACGCCAAACAGGGCAAAGCCTGGGGGTTGTTCCATCCGGAGTCCGGCGCGTTCCCGTTCAGCGGCTGGCTGAAGGAATACATGGAAGGCGGCAAGGACTTCACCGCGTTCAGCAAAGTCGCGGTCGAGCATCTGCAAAAACTGATGGAAGAGTCGAACCTTTCCGTCGGCGGCCACGTGCTCTTCGCCCATTACCAACAGGGCATGACCGATTACCTGGCCATCGCCCTGCTGCACCACAGCGAAGGCGTGGCGGTGACCGATCAACTGGACGTGACCCCATCGCGCCATCTCGACCTCGGGCAACTGCACCTGGCGGCGCGGATCAACGTTTCCGAGTGGCAGAACAACAAGCAGTCCAAGCAGTACATCTCGTTCATCAAGGGCAAGAACGGCAAGAAAGTCTCGGAATACTTCCGCGACTTCATCGGCTGCCAGGAAGGCGTCGACGGCCCGGGCGAGACCCGCACGTTGCTCAAGGCCTTCAGCGACTTCGTCGAGAGCGAAGACCTGCCGGAAGACTCCGCCCGTGAGAAGACCAAAACCCTGGTCGACTACGCCAGCAGCCAGGCCAAGCTCGGCGAGCCGATGGGCCTGGAAGAACTCTCGGAGCTGATCGACGAAGAACGCCCGAAGGCCTTCTACGATCACATCCGCAACAAGGACTATGGTTTGTCGCCGGAGATCCCGGCGGATAAGCGTACGCTCAACCAGTTCCGTCGTTTCACCGGCCGCGCCGAAGGCCTGTCGATCAGCTTCGAGGCGCATCTGCTGGGCTCGAAGATCGAATACGACGAAGAGGCCGGCACGCTGGTCATCAAAGGCCTGCCAACTTCGCTCACCGATCAGCTGAAGCGCCGCAACTGATGCTCGGCAATGTGCTGAAAAAGGTCGCACTGGTTCTGCTGGTGGTCGTGGTCTATCAGAACTGGGGCAAGATCGAGCGGGTGTTCAACCCGTCGCAGATGGCGTCCGAGCAGGTCCGCGCCAACGCCAACGTCGTGCTGTACACCACGGACTGGTGCGGCTACTGCAAGCAGACCAAGCGTTTTCTTGATCAGAAAGGAATTCCATTCAAGGAATACGATATCGAGAAGGACGCCGAGGCGCGCAAGGCCTACGAAGCGCTGGGCGGGCGCGGGATCCCGCTGATCGACGTCAATGGCACGTTGATTCGCGGGTTTGATCCGGACGAGATTCTCGCCGCACTGAAATGAATGAGGGAGCCAATCGGCTCCCTCGTTTGTTTCAGCGTTTCTCGATTCGGAAACCGAAACGCGGGAAGTGCACATGCACCAGACCGCCGCGTTCGTCCTCACGGCGCAGGATCAGTTCTTCACGACCGGCAAACACCAGCTCCCCGGCGACCGGATCAACGCCGTAGTCAGTGGCCGCGATCACGACCTGCTGACCCGCTTCGAATCCGTTCAGATCGACAAACTGCTCATCAGGCAACGCCGCCGGCGTCGAACTGCGCGCGATCTCCAGTGCTTCCTCCGAACTCATCTCGCTGGCCGCACCGTGACCGAAACCCAGCACGCGCTGGAGCCACGCGGACACCGCCGGGTAGTCATCAACCAACGGTGCGGTGACGTGCGTAGCCTTGAGGAACCACAGCGGATGGGCCATGGCGAAGTCGGCAATCGACGGCTCACCGAACAGGAAGTCACCCTCTTCACGCTGCAACTGCTGCTCCAGGCGCGCCATGATGGTCGGCCAATTGTGCTTGGCCTGCTCGGCTGACAGCCTGGTCGCGCTGCCACCGCTGAAAAGTCCGGCACGATCGGCCAGAAATGCTTTGATCGCTTCCGGCGGCAACTTGCCGAAGCGTACCGCCACCGATTCCGGCTGGAACACCAGGCTCACCGCATGCTGGAACACCACCGAATCGGCCCAGGTGGCGAAACTGGCGGCGATCATTTCCTGACCTTCCGGGAAGAACGAAGGCTGGGCCTTTTCCTGTTCCAGACGGCGGGCGATCAACGAAGTGTCGCAATAGATATCGGCGCCGATCTGCAGCACCGGGGTCTTGCGATAACCACCGGTCAGGGCCGTCAGATCCGGTTTCGGCATCACCGGCGAGATGTGCACCGAGCGCCAGGACAAACCCTTGAACCCCAACAGCAGCCGGGCCTTTTCGGCGAATGGAGAGGTCGGGTAATGATGCAGAATCAACTCGGACATGCTCGGCTCCGCCGCAAGAAAGTGAATCAGCAGCTTAGCGCGCAAATCGTTCGCAGCCTACGGATCAGGCTGATGGGAACTGATCAGTCAGGTTGATAGGGCACTAAAAATGGCTTGAAAAAAAACCGCCTCAGCCGAGGCCTAGACGGTTTTCCCACATCAATGACCTTACATCAGGTCATCGAAGTGATCTCGCAGGAACTCGTAAAAGCGAAACGCTTTGAACGACCTCCATACGAGGCTCAGAGTACGTAGCAAAAGCTTCATACGTTTTGGCCTCCGGTTGAGGGCCAAACCTCCAGCGTGCTTACCGGACCACGTACGCCTTCGGAATACACGCCAGTATATTCAGTGAGGCGGCCGACCAAGATCCCTCCGCACAATCATTCCGGCACGGGAGCAACCCCGTGTCAGAGGGCGTGAAATCGTTTCGCCGATCGACCAGACCTCAGTAGCTGCACTGGCATGCGAGCAAACGGATAGTAATCAGGTTTTTGCAGCGCCGTTTAAACAAATGGATCCAGAACAGCTTTTTTCGGAATCAATGTTTCAAAGCTTGCTTGGTGGCGCAAAGGCGAATAGTCTTCAGCCACGCCAGTGTATTCAGTGAGATGCACCAAGCTCGGTCGCAAACCGATGCTTGCCGAAAAACCGCCCCGCAAAGGCGGTTTTTTTTCGCCCACAGTTTGTCTGAAGGCACCGCTTCAACGTGCAGCTGTTACTACCGTTCGCAAACACCTGATCAATCAGGCCGATAAGACGCCACCAGACACTCCTTCGCACTCTTCCTCAGCTTCTTGATCAACCGCTCCTGACGCAACGCATCACCCTTGTCGCGGCAGCGTTCGGTGTAGACCAGCGCCATCGCCGGGCTTGAGAGAAAGAACCGTGCACCCTTGCCGCTCTGATGCTTGGCGAAACGGCGCACGGGATCATCGCTGATCCCGCAGTACAGCGAACCGTTGGCGGCGCGCACGAGGTAGACGAACCAGGATTTGCTCACAGGAACGTCGGCATCGAGAGGATTTTCGCTGAGGCTGGTCACGGGACAATTCAGACGTAAAGAAAACAGGCCGCGATCTTATCAGCGACTTGCCTGAAAGGCCTTCAGCCCTTTCAGCGCCTGGGCGCGGACGGCGTTGCGCACCAGCGGCGTCCAGCCCAGCAGCAGGCCTTTGAAGCCCATTGCCTGACGCGACCAGCGCCACAGATCGAAGTGGTCGTGGTGTTCGCAGATCTTGCCGTCGCGGAAAACGAAGCGCGCCTGAATATCGTTGATGACGATATTGCCGGTCTGGCTGAAGAGGTAGGTCGCCACCCAGTGGGCGCCGCCGCTGCGCTCGTCGGCGCGGACGTTGTCGAAGGTCAGGGAGAAGTCCTTGGCCCGGGTAGTGAGCATGCGCCACATGTCACCGGCATCACGGCCGCGCAGTTCGCCGAAGGCCGGATCGCTGAACACCACGTCGTCGGTGTAGCAGGCGGCCATGGCCTCGGCGTCGAGGCGTTGGAAAGCCTGATAAAAACGGGTGATCAACGCGCTGTGGGCTTCTTCACTCATGGGCAATCTCCAGGAAAGGTACAGATTGCCAGCACGATAATCCGCAAACGTCCGAAACACTATCGGCATTCGCATTCCGAATACCGACAGTGTGTGCGTGTCAGACCTTTTCGCTTTCGACCTGCACGTAGAGCGCACGCCCGGCACCGAGTCCGGCGAGGATCGCACCGGCACCGACGATGCCGAAAATCCAGCCCACGGCGTTCCAGCCGCCGGTCCAGTCATGCACCACGCCGACCGCGAACGGCCCCATGGACGCAAGGGTGTAGCCGAAGCCCTGGGACATGCTCGACAGGTTGGCCGCGACATGGGAATCCCGTGAGCGCAGCACGATCAGGGTCAGCGCCAGGCTGAACGTACCGCCCTGCCCCAGACCCAGCAGAATCGCCCAGCCCCACAGCCCTTCGATCGGCGCATACAGGCAACCGAACAGTCCGCCGAGGGTCAGCGCCATCACTACCACGATCGCCAGTCGCTGATCCTTGCCACGCGTGGCCAGCCACGGTGCTGCCAGGGAACTGGCGAGCTGGATGATCACCGAGCCGGACAGCACCAGACCTGCCTGGGTCGGGGTCAGCCCGCGACCAATGAGGATCGACGGCAACCAGCCAAACACAATGTAGGCCAGCGACGATTGCAGGCCCATGTACAAGGTCACTTGCCAGGCCAGCGGATCACGCAGCAGCCCGCGCACTCGATACGCAACGTTGTGCGCACCGTGCTTCTGGCCGATTTGCGGCAGCCAGAACACCGCCGCGATCAGAGCGGGAATCACCCAGAAGCCGAGCCCCATGGCCCAGTTGTGGTCGAAGTGTTCGCTCAGCGGCACACTGGAACCCGCTGCCATCGCCGCCCCCAGACACAGGGCCATGGTGTAGACGCCGGTCATGGTGCCGGCATGTTTGGCGAAGTCGCGCTTGACGATGCCCGGCAGCAAGACGCCGATGATGCCGATACTTGCGCCACCCAGAACGCTGCCGGCGAACAGGCCGATTTCACCGAAGTTGCTGCGCAGGATGATGCCGCCGGCCAGTGTCAGAAGTATCCCCAGCACCACCCGCTCGGCACCGAAACGCCGTGCCAGCACCGGAGCCAACGGCGCGAACAGACCGAGGCACAGCACCGGCAACGTCGTCAGCAAACCCGCCTGAGCGGCGGACAAACCAAGGCTTTTCGAGACGTCATTGAGCAGCGGCGCCATGCTCGACAGCGCCGGACGCAGGTTCAACGCCACCAGAATCAGCCCCAGCAGCAACAGCCACGGGCGACGTACCAGCGGATGACTTTGCTGAACCTGCTCGTCGTCGGCCTCGGCGTCGATCAGCAACTCCTCCAGTTCGGCGGTGCGCTTCGGGGCGTTGACGGCTTCAGGGCGGGACATGGTTTTCTCGGTTTCAGGGTTCATTGATCAGTTGCCTCGACAGGGCTTTGGCCCGTTCCGGATCACGCTGTTCGACGGCTTCGAACAGGGCGATGTGCAAATCGAAGACTTCCTGTCGACGAGGGACGATGTTCAGGGTCTGGCGCAATTGCGCGCCGACGATGCTGGAGAAATAGCGATACAGCTCGCTGAGGGTCGGGTTGTGCGCGGCGTCCACCAGTCGACGGTGAAACACCAGGTCACAGGCGATGTAGCTGTCGAGATCACCGTGATAGTGGCTGCCGGCAACACCAAGCGCCTCACGCAGGCCCGCCAGATCCTCATCGGTGCGGCGCAACGCCGCCAGGCCTATGGCTTCGACTTCAAGGATGTGCCGGGTTTCCCGGGCCTGATCCAGTGAGCACTTGGACAGCGCCTTGAGCGTGTCCATCGGATCGACCACCGCCCGCAGGTAGCTGCCGTCGCCTTGGCGGATCTCGATCAACCCGGAGAACGCCAATACCCGCATGGCCTCGCGCACGGTGTTGCGGCTGATGCCCAGCTCGGCGCACAGCTCGGGCTCGGTCGGCAGGCGTTGACCGACCTGCCAGGTGCCGTCGGTGATGCGCTGCCGCAAGAGATCCAGGGCCTGATCGACCAAGGATCGCTTAATAAGTGGAGAAATGTCTGACATAGGATTCGCCCTTTCATCCAATCATGGGATGAATTTTCTGACATGTTAGTCAGCTCCGTGTAGGACGGCAACCACCTAGGTTGATTGGGAGGCAAATAAAGCGGGATTTTCGATTGGTCAAAATTACCCTTTAAGGGTAATTTCAGGGACAGGGTTTTGGTTTCTTATGGAAAAGAACACACCCCATTACGACTTGGCGGTGATCAAGGCTGAGGTCAGGCGACTTGGCAAAAAAGCCTTCACAAGGTCTTCGGCAAAATCCGGTGAGAAGCTCGGCTTTAGCTTCAGAGAGATGCAAGAGATCGTTTTCGAGTTACAGAACAGGATGTTGTACAAATCCATGACCACTTATGACGATCATCGAGTTTGGCAGGACGTTTATCACATCACTTCACAAGATCAGGAGATTTACATCAAGGTGACCTACCGCCCAGGCGGCCCACCGGTAATTTCCTTCAAGGAGAAAAACCCATGAAAACCCAGCAATGTGTCAGCTGCGGTGCACGTGAGGGAATGAGGCATTTCGAGGGTCGCGCCGAAACCTTGAGTGTCAAAGGCATGGAGCGCCGTGTAGATAATCTTTCTGGCTGGGAGTGCCAGAAGTGCGGTGAGGTCGAGTGGGACTTCGACACTGACAGCGCAGAACGTTTTGGGGAAGCAGGGGATGAACTGATATTCGCTGCCAGGCAAATGATCGGTGACGAGATGAGGCGTATCCGTCGAAAATTACACCTTACGCAAAAAGAGACTGTGCAATTATTGTCGGGTGGCGGACATAACGCTTTCTCTCGCTACGAGCGCGGTGAAATATTGCCTCCCAAAGCACTGATACTGCTGATGCGACTGTTGGATCGTTATCCGTACTTGCTGACCGATGCAAAGTCTCTCGGTGAAGGAGCAGACTTGAGAGGCTTCACGCACACCGTCCACAAAGAACACGAAACTCTCACCGTGTCCTGATCCCCAAAAAACCAACCCGGCACAAGGCCGGGTTGGTTTTACCCATCTGATATCAATGCAGAATCTGACTCAGGAACAACTTCGTCCGCTCATTCTGCGGATTGTCGAAGAAGTCGTTCGGTGCCGCCTGCTCGACGATTTCGCCTTTGTCCATGAAGATCACGCGGTTGGCCACGGTACGAGCGAAGCCCATTTCATGGGTTACGCAGAGCATGGTCATGCCGTCTTCGGCCAGGCCGATCATGGTGTCGAGAACCTCCTTCACCATCTCCGGGTCGAGCGCCGAGGTCGGTTCGTCGAACAGCATGATTTTCGGTTTCATGCACAGCGCGCGGGCAATCGCCACACGCTGTTGCTGACCGCCGGACAGTTGCCCCGGGAACTTGTGCGCCTGTTCCGGAATGCGTACGCGCTCCAGATAGTGCATCGCGATTTCTTCAGCCTTGCGCTTGGGCATCTTGCGCACCCACATCGGCGCCAGGGTGCAGTTCTGCAGAATGGTCAGGTGCGGGAACAGGTTGAAGTGCTGGAACACCATGCCGACTTCACGGCGGATCGCTTCGATTTGCTTGAGGTCGTTGGTCAGTTCGACGCCATCGACCACGATGCGGCCCTGCTGGTGCTCTTCCAGACGGTTCAGGCAGCGGATGGTGGTGGACTTGCCAGAGCCCGACGGGCCGCACAGCACGATACGCTCGCCCTGCTTGACGTTGAGGTTGATGTCTTTCAGCACGTGGAACTGGCCATACCACTTGTTCACGCCCTGCATCTGAATGATGCCTTCAGGGCCCACTGGCTTTTTGATTGCTTCGCTCATCGAAAAAACTCCTAACGCTTGTGGCCAGTGTCGAGCTTGCGTTCCAGATGCATGGAATAGCGCGACATACCAAAACAGAAAATCCAGAACACCAGGGCGGCGAACACGTAGCCTTCGGTGGCCATGCCCAGCCATTTCGGATCGGCAGCGGCTTGCTTGACGCTGTTGAGCAGGTCAAAGAGGCCGATGATGATCACAAGGCTGGTGTCCTTGAACAGCGCGATGAAGGTGTTGACGATGCCGGGAATCACCAGTTTCAGGGCTTGCGGCAGAATCACCAGGCCCATGGCGCGCCAGTAACCGAGGCCCATCGCGGCAGCGGCTTCGTACTGACCTTTGGGGATCGCTTGCAGACCGCCGCGCACCACTTCGGCGACGTAGGCCGACTGGAACAGGATCACGCCGATCAGTGCCCGCAGCAGCTTGTCGAAGTTCATGCCTTCAGGCAGGAACAGCGGCAGCATCACCGACGACATGAACAGCACGGTGATCAGCGGCACGCCGCGCCAGAACTCGATGAACGTCACGCAGACCACACGAATGGCCGGCATGTTCGAGCGTCGTCCCAGCGCCAGCATGATCCCCAGCGGCAACGCACCGGCGATACCGACGGTGGCGATCACCAGGGTCAGCATCAGGCCGCCCCACTGGCTGGTCGCCACGGTGTCGAGGCCGAAGACGCCGCCATGCAGCAGGCACCAGGCAACGATCGGATACACCACCAGGAAGCTCAGACCGTACATCGCTTTGCGCGGAACGCGTTTGATGAACAGCGGAGCTACGCCGATGACCGCCAGCCACACGGTCAGGTCCACGCGCCAGCGCAGATCCGCCGGGTAGTAGCCGTACATGAACTGGCCGAAACGCTGCTCGATGAACACCCAGCAGGCGCCCGCCTTGGTGCAGTCGTCGCGGGTGGTGCCGACCCAGTTGGCATCGAAGATCGCCCAGCTGAGCAGTGGCGGAATCACCAGATAGATCAAGTAGAACGCAAACAGGGTCAGCAGGGTGTTGAGCCAGCTGGAGAACATGTTCGCGCGGATCCACGCCATCGGGCCGAAGACCTTGGCCGGCGGTGGCATGTCGGGTTTGAAAGTATGAGTACTCATGCGCTATTCCTTACCGCTCGATCAGCGCAATGCGCTTGTTGTACCAGTTCATCAGCAGGGAAATGCTGATACTGATCGCCAGGTACACGCTCATGGTGATGGCAATGACTTCGATCGCCTGGCCGGTCTGGTTCAACACGGTGCCGGCGAACAGCGAAACCATTTCCGGGTAACCGATACCGGCCGCCAGCGAGGAGTTCTTCGCCAGGTTCAGGTATTGGCTGGTCAGCGGCGGAATGATCACGCGCAACGCTTGCGGGATGATCACCTTGCGCAGGGTCGGACCGTTGCGCAGGCCGAGCGAACGGGCCGCTTCGGTCTGGCCATGGCTGACCGACTTGATCCCCGAACGCACGATCTCGGCGATAAACGCCGCGGTATAAACGGTCAGGGCCAGGGTCAGGGCCAGCAGTTCCGGGATCAGCACCCAGCCGCCGACGAAGTTGAAGCCTTGCAGCTTCGGCATTTCCCAATGCAGCGGCGCCCCGAAGATCAGCGCACACAGCGTCGGGATGACCAGCAGGATTCCCAGACCGACCCAGAACTTGTGGAACGGCTCGCCGGTTTCTTCAAAACGCTTGTTGGCCCAGCGGTTCATCAGCACGATGCCGACGATGGCCACCACGACACTGATCGCGAACGCCCAGAAGCCGTCGGCCATCTGCGCGGCCGGCATGTTCAGGCCACGGCTGCTGACGAAGAAAGTGTCGCCAAAGTTGTGGCTGTTACGCGGCCCCGGCATGGTCAGGAACACCGCGAAATACCAGAACAGGATTTGCAGCAGCGGCGGAATGTTGCGGAAAACTTCCACATACACGGTCGCCAGTTTGCTGATGATCCAGTTCGGCGACAGGCGCGCCACACCGATGATGAAACCCAGCAAAGTTGCCAGGATCACGCCGATGAAGGTCACCAGCAAGGTGTTGAGCAGACCGATCACGAACACGCG
The sequence above is a segment of the Pseudomonas sp. HS6 genome. Coding sequences within it:
- a CDS encoding amino acid ABC transporter permease; this encodes MQNSIGAPKQRFSLSDPRVRAWLFQIITVVAVVAMGWYLFDNTQTNLQHRGITSGFSFLERSAGFGIAQHLISYTEADSYARVFVIGLLNTLLVTFIGVILATLLGFIIGVARLSPNWIISKLATVYVEVFRNIPPLLQILFWYFAVFLTMPGPRNSHNFGDTFFVSSRGLNMPAAQMADGFWAFAISVVVAIVGIVLMNRWANKRFEETGEPFHKFWVGLGILLVIPTLCALIFGAPLHWEMPKLQGFNFVGGWVLIPELLALTLALTVYTAAFIAEIVRSGIKSVSHGQTEAARSLGLRNGPTLRKVIIPQALRVIIPPLTSQYLNLAKNSSLAAGIGYPEMVSLFAGTVLNQTGQAIEVIAITMSVYLAISISISLLMNWYNKRIALIER